In Halanaerobium praevalens DSM 2228, the DNA window GATTTTCAACTTCAGTTTTACCACTAAGTTTAATTCCAAATTCTTTTAAATTTTTAGTTATTTGATTAGCTTCTCCAGATTTGAGCAAGGCTTTACTGGGAATACAGCCATAATTTAAACATTCGCCCCCAACTTTATGTTTTTCTATAGCCAAAACATCTAAGCCCATATTTGCAGCCATGGCAGTTACTGCCATACCAGCTGGACCCATTCCAATCACAATCAAGTCGTGTTTTTCCATTATTAACCACCTCATATAACATTATATTTATTATTTACGATATAATGATAATATATTTATTTATTAAATTCAAGCTATTTTGAACTAGATTAACAACTAATAAGTAAATTGTATTCTAGTTAACATTAAATATAGTACAAAATGTAATTATTAGAATTTTTAAACAATATAACTAATAAAATATAATGAAATTTAATGTATATTTAAGTATTTAAAAGTTAGATAGCAATAAAACGTGCTAAAGCATCATAATTAAGCTTAGAAGACTTGACCCAGAGCCCCAACTCCCTTATAATAGATATTGCTTGATTGAAACACGCCTCTTTTCTTTAGGGGAGTAGCTCAATTGGCAGAGTAGTGGACTCCAAATCCATTGGTTGCAGGTTCAATTCCTGTCTCCCCTGCCATTTTAATTTAATATGATATACGCTGATGTAGCTCAATTGGTAGAGCAGCTCACTTGTAATGAGCAGGTTACCAGTTCAAGTCTGGTCATCAGCTCCATTTTAGGGGAGTAGCTCAACTGGCAGAGTAGTGGACTCCAAATCCATTGGTTGCAGGTTCAATTCCTGTCTCCCCTGCCATTTTAATTTAATATGATATATGCTGATGTAGCTCAATTGGTAGAGCAGCTCACTTGTAATGAGCAGGTTGAAGGTTCAAGTCCTTTCATCAGCTCCATTATTATTTGGAAAGTCAATTAGGACTTTCTTTTTTTTATACTTAAATATTATTTCGGTAGTAGTCATTTTCCAATTTTATAATAAATTAAGGATGTGGTTTAATTGGCTAATAAATATCGGCAAAATAAGATTAAACAAGAACATACTATTATAGAGGATATTTTACCACTACTTGAAGATATAGCTTTATCTAAATTGATTAAAAGTATTATTCCTGGTAGAATAAATAGGAGAAAAGGAAGTGGAACTCCTGCTTATATACAGTTAAAGTATAATACTCAAAGTGGAATTAAGTTAATTGCTAAAAATAGTGATTCACTTCAAGAAATTTTTGTAGTAACAGATTATCCTGATCGAACAATGACTTATTTAAAAAAATTAGATTATACTAAATAAATCGACAAATAATATTTGACAAAGACTTTTAATTTATATATAATATTTCTTGTTGGCAACGGGCTATGGCGCAGCTTGGTAGCGCGCTACACTGGGGGTGTAGAGGTCTCCGGTTCAAATCCGGATAGCCCGACCATTTGTTTATAAAAGCCCTTTTAGGGCTTTTTTGTAGTTATATAGCTTTAAAAATATGGAATAAAATAATTTAATTGATAAATTATGACATTATAAAGGAGAAAAAATGATAAAATATTCTTTAATGACTTTAGGCTGTCCTAAAAATGAAGTAGACAGCCAACATATGAATGGTTTTTTAAGAGGAGACAAAGGATTTAAATATACTTCTGAATTTAAAGAAGCCGAAGTAATTATAATTAATACTTGTGGTTTTATTCAAGATGCCAAAGAAGAGTCCATAGAAACTATCTTAACTGCTTTAGAGTATAAAAAAGAGTATAATTGTAAGTCAGTTATAGTTACAGGATGTTTAACTCAGCGTTATAGTGAAGAATTAAAAAAAGATATTCCCGAAATTGATGCTATTTTAGGTACATCTAATTTTGATCAAATAGTAGATGTTATTAAAGAAACATTAGCTGGAATAGAAACTGGTGGAATAACAAAAGCTGGTTTTGATTATAGTTCTTCTTTACCACGTGAATTAGATAATAATGTCTATGCTTATTTAAAGATTGCAGAAGGTTGTAATAACAATTGTACTTATTGTAGTATACCTCAAATTAGAGGACCAATTAAAAGCAGGTCAATAGCTGATATTGTTGCAGAAGCTAAGGAAATTGCAGAAAGTGGGATTAAAGAATTAATTATAATTGCTCAAGATACAACTCAATATGGAGTTGATATCTATGAAAGATCAGCCTTAGCACCTCTGTTAAAAAAATTAGCAGAAATTGAAGAGCTTAAGTGGATTAGAGTTTTATATAGTTATCCAGAATTTATAACAGATGAAATAATAGATGTTTTTGCTGAAGAAGAAAAAATTTGTAATTATTTTGATTTGCCAATTCAACATTCTTCTAAAAAAATAAGAAAATTAATGAATCGTAAAGGAAATCAA includes these proteins:
- a CDS encoding DUF2103 domain-containing protein — its product is MANKYRQNKIKQEHTIIEDILPLLEDIALSKLIKSIIPGRINRRKGSGTPAYIQLKYNTQSGIKLIAKNSDSLQEIFVVTDYPDRTMTYLKKLDYTK
- the rimO gene encoding 30S ribosomal protein S12 methylthiotransferase RimO, whose protein sequence is MIKYSLMTLGCPKNEVDSQHMNGFLRGDKGFKYTSEFKEAEVIIINTCGFIQDAKEESIETILTALEYKKEYNCKSVIVTGCLTQRYSEELKKDIPEIDAILGTSNFDQIVDVIKETLAGIETGGITKAGFDYSSSLPRELDNNVYAYLKIAEGCNNNCTYCSIPQIRGPIKSRSIADIVAEAKEIAESGIKELIIIAQDTTQYGVDIYERSALAPLLKKLAEIEELKWIRVLYSYPEFITDEIIDVFAEEEKICNYFDLPIQHSSKKIRKLMNRKGNQEDIANIINKIRNKIPDAKLRTSLITGFPGETESDFENLKKFIKKYKFDRLGAFEFSREEGTAAYKLDNRVPAAVKAERKEEIMQLQQEISLAKNKELIGRKLEVIIEDYDQENYLARSRYDSPEIDNQIYIPIKKQKLEIGEIYQAEIKEAFHYDLIGEIEDESAK